From a single Micromonospora pallida genomic region:
- a CDS encoding ABC transporter permease: protein MSTMTVDEVVVAPVQRGFWTRDRKVGLGLALFGVLATVLFGALATGEQARFTLSEDAGGAALEINGTLGAVVFGLVSAAAGVALLSGAAAGWFRLLLAVGVLGFVFSFLCWQVSAAPAGQNFMPMVNIVRNTFLLALPLIFGSLAGVLCERSGVVNVAIEGQLLMGAFAGALFGTLSGSLWVGLFAAALGGAFISLLLAVFTIRYLVDQVVMGIVLNLLAVGLTGFIYERLMQPDAPTYNQPPHASTWSIPLLSDIPVIGPALFEGNFFLYLALILVLVVQFGLFRTRWGLRTRAVGEHPTAADTLGVQVLRVRYRNVLLAGVVAGIGGASYTLALYSFSKNMIGGKGFIALAALIFGRWSPTGALLASLFFGFADQLGTYLSAINSVIPGEFLAMLPYLATMLAVAGLVGKVRAPAADGKPYIKG, encoded by the coding sequence ATGTCGACGATGACTGTCGACGAGGTCGTGGTCGCCCCCGTGCAACGTGGGTTCTGGACCCGGGACCGTAAGGTCGGCCTCGGATTGGCGCTGTTCGGGGTCCTGGCGACCGTGCTCTTCGGAGCGCTGGCCACCGGGGAGCAGGCCCGGTTCACCCTCAGCGAGGACGCGGGTGGCGCCGCGCTGGAGATCAACGGCACTCTCGGCGCGGTTGTGTTCGGGCTGGTCTCGGCGGCGGCCGGGGTGGCGCTGCTGTCCGGTGCCGCCGCTGGCTGGTTCCGGCTGCTGCTCGCCGTCGGCGTGCTCGGTTTCGTGTTCTCGTTCCTCTGCTGGCAGGTCTCGGCCGCGCCAGCGGGGCAGAACTTCATGCCGATGGTGAACATCGTCCGGAACACCTTCCTGCTGGCCCTGCCGCTGATCTTCGGGTCGCTCGCCGGGGTGCTCTGTGAACGCTCCGGCGTGGTGAACGTGGCGATCGAGGGCCAACTGCTGATGGGCGCGTTCGCCGGCGCACTGTTCGGCACCCTCTCCGGCAGCCTCTGGGTGGGCCTGTTCGCCGCCGCGCTGGGCGGTGCCTTCATCTCGCTGCTGCTGGCCGTCTTCACCATCCGTTACCTGGTCGACCAGGTCGTGATGGGGATCGTGCTCAACCTGTTGGCGGTCGGCCTGACCGGGTTCATCTACGAACGGCTGATGCAGCCGGACGCGCCGACCTACAACCAGCCGCCGCATGCCAGTACCTGGTCGATCCCGCTGCTCTCCGACATCCCGGTGATCGGCCCGGCGCTGTTCGAGGGCAACTTCTTCCTCTACCTGGCGCTGATCCTGGTGCTGGTGGTGCAGTTCGGGCTGTTCCGTACCCGGTGGGGCCTGCGGACCCGAGCCGTCGGCGAGCACCCCACCGCCGCTGACACCCTCGGGGTACAGGTGCTTCGGGTGCGGTACCGCAACGTGCTGCTGGCCGGGGTGGTGGCCGGGATCGGCGGTGCCTCCTACACGCTGGCCCTCTACTCGTTCAGCAAGAACATGATCGGAGGTAAGGGCTTCATCGCGCTGGCCGCGCTGATCTTCGGCCGGTGGAGTCCCACCGGGGCGCTGCTCGCCTCCCTCTTCTTCGGCTTCGCCGACCAGCTCGGCACCTACCTGAGCGCGATCAACAGTGTGATCCCGGGCGAGTTCCTGGCCATGCTGCCGTACCTGGCCACGATGCTGGCGGTGGCCGGTCTGGTCGGCAAGGTCCGCGCGCCGGCCGCCGACGGCAAGCCGTACATCAAGGGCTGA
- a CDS encoding thymidine phosphorylase encodes MSGFAAVDVIRTKRDGGVLADAQIDWVVDAYTRGLVADEQMSALAMAILLRGMTLPEIARWTAAMIASGERLDLSAVDRPTVDKHSTGGVGDKITLPLTPLVAACGAAVPQLSGRGLGHTGGTLDKLESIPGWRASLTNDEFLTQLREVGAVICAAGAGLAPADRKLYALRDVTGTVEAIPLIASSIMSKKIAEGTGALVLDVKVGSGAFMKSVDQARELARTMVGLGGAHGVRTVALLTDMSTPLGLAVGNAVEVAESVEVLAGGGPADVVELTLALAREMLDAAGLPDADPAAALRDGRAMDAWRAMVKAQGGDPDAPMPKANEVEVVRAEADGFVAAVDAYAIGVAAWRLGAGRARKEDPVSVPAGVVLHRRPGDPVRAGEPLYELRAEDAARIPAARAEAAEAVRITQTAPAATPLVIERIA; translated from the coding sequence ATGAGCGGGTTCGCGGCGGTCGACGTCATCCGGACCAAGCGGGACGGCGGCGTGCTCGCCGACGCGCAGATCGACTGGGTGGTCGACGCGTACACCCGGGGGCTGGTGGCCGACGAGCAGATGTCCGCGCTGGCCATGGCGATCCTGCTGCGCGGCATGACGCTCCCGGAGATCGCCCGCTGGACGGCCGCGATGATCGCCAGCGGCGAGCGGCTGGACCTCTCCGCCGTCGACCGGCCCACCGTCGACAAGCACTCCACCGGCGGCGTCGGAGACAAGATCACGCTTCCGCTGACCCCGCTGGTCGCGGCCTGCGGCGCGGCCGTGCCGCAGCTCTCCGGGCGGGGCCTCGGGCACACCGGCGGCACCCTCGACAAGCTCGAGTCGATCCCCGGTTGGCGGGCGTCCCTGACCAACGACGAGTTCCTCACCCAGCTCCGCGAGGTCGGCGCGGTGATCTGCGCGGCCGGCGCGGGGCTCGCCCCGGCCGACCGCAAGCTCTACGCCCTGCGCGACGTCACCGGGACCGTCGAGGCGATCCCGCTGATCGCCAGTTCGATCATGAGCAAGAAGATCGCCGAGGGCACCGGCGCGCTGGTGCTCGACGTGAAGGTCGGCTCCGGCGCGTTCATGAAGTCCGTCGACCAGGCCCGGGAACTGGCCCGCACCATGGTCGGACTGGGCGGCGCGCACGGCGTGCGGACCGTCGCCCTGCTCACCGACATGTCCACCCCGCTCGGTCTGGCCGTCGGCAACGCGGTCGAGGTGGCCGAGTCGGTGGAGGTGCTCGCCGGCGGCGGTCCCGCCGACGTGGTCGAGCTGACCCTCGCCCTGGCCCGGGAGATGCTCGACGCCGCCGGGCTGCCGGACGCCGACCCGGCCGCCGCGCTGCGGGACGGTCGGGCGATGGACGCCTGGCGGGCGATGGTCAAGGCGCAGGGCGGCGACCCGGACGCTCCGATGCCGAAGGCGAACGAGGTCGAGGTGGTTCGCGCGGAGGCCGACGGGTTCGTCGCCGCGGTCGACGCGTACGCGATCGGGGTGGCCGCCTGGCGGCTCGGCGCGGGCCGGGCCCGCAAGGAGGACCCGGTCAGCGTCCCCGCCGGGGTGGTGCTGCACAGGCGTCCCGGTGACCCGGTCCGGGCCGGCGAACCCCTCTACGAGCTGCGCGCCGAGGACGCCGCCCGGATCCCGGCCGCGCGGGCCGAGGCGGCGGAGGCGGTCCGGATCACCCAGACCGCGCCGGCGGCGACCCCGCTGGTGATCGAGCGGATCGCCTGA
- a CDS encoding ABC transporter permease yields MSELGGGTAPPVKERADQAAGADPGTRTPAGTKAPGGAGEPHGSLGSRFLHNLWAANTYMVTVLAILLAMVIGAILIIISDREVLAAYGYFTARPTDALSSSWAVVSEAYANLFKGAVVDPAAVSAWIDGSGGWQPVFAPISETLTYTTPLVFTGLSVALAFRGGLFNIGAQGQATLGVVLAALAGFMLPLPPVVHLVVAVAAGALGGAVWGFVPGFLKARTGAHEVINTIMLNYVAFYLLSWTIMQDGVHAPDRSDAISRAVDPSAQLPRLLGGDLRVHAGILLAVLATWAVAWLLNRSTFGFELRAVGANPDAARTAGISVSRTYVLLMVIAGALAGLGGANMVVGSTANSLTPLVVAQIGFDGILVALLGRVTPWGVAMAALLFGALQAGGNRMQSYSGISLELVTVLQALIVIFIAAPALVKAIFQLRAARAARLQTSLAKGW; encoded by the coding sequence ATGAGCGAGCTCGGCGGCGGGACGGCCCCGCCGGTCAAGGAGCGGGCGGACCAGGCGGCGGGCGCCGACCCGGGCACCCGTACCCCGGCCGGGACGAAGGCACCGGGCGGCGCCGGCGAGCCGCACGGCTCGCTGGGCAGCCGGTTCCTGCACAACCTCTGGGCGGCCAACACCTACATGGTCACCGTGCTGGCCATCCTGTTGGCGATGGTGATCGGCGCCATCCTGATCATCATCTCGGACCGGGAGGTGCTGGCCGCCTACGGCTACTTCACCGCCCGTCCGACCGACGCGCTCAGCTCCAGTTGGGCCGTGGTCAGCGAGGCGTACGCCAACCTGTTCAAGGGGGCGGTGGTCGACCCGGCTGCGGTCTCCGCCTGGATCGACGGCTCCGGCGGCTGGCAGCCGGTGTTCGCGCCGATCTCCGAGACGCTCACCTACACCACGCCGCTGGTCTTCACCGGTCTGTCGGTGGCCCTGGCGTTCCGGGGTGGGCTGTTCAACATCGGCGCGCAGGGGCAGGCGACCCTCGGTGTGGTCCTGGCCGCGCTGGCCGGCTTCATGCTGCCGCTGCCACCGGTGGTGCACCTGGTCGTGGCGGTGGCCGCCGGTGCGCTCGGCGGCGCGGTCTGGGGATTCGTCCCGGGCTTCCTCAAGGCACGGACCGGCGCCCACGAGGTGATCAACACGATCATGCTCAACTACGTCGCGTTCTACCTGCTGTCCTGGACGATCATGCAGGACGGTGTGCACGCGCCCGACCGGTCCGACGCGATCAGCCGCGCAGTCGACCCGTCGGCCCAACTGCCCCGGTTGCTCGGCGGCGATCTGCGGGTGCACGCCGGCATCCTGCTGGCCGTACTGGCCACCTGGGCGGTCGCCTGGCTGCTCAACCGCTCGACCTTCGGATTCGAACTGCGCGCCGTCGGCGCCAACCCGGACGCCGCCCGGACCGCCGGGATCAGCGTGAGCCGCACGTACGTGCTGCTCATGGTGATCGCCGGTGCGCTGGCCGGGCTCGGCGGGGCGAACATGGTGGTCGGCTCCACGGCGAACTCGCTCACTCCGCTCGTGGTGGCCCAGATCGGCTTCGACGGCATCCTGGTCGCCCTGCTGGGCCGGGTCACCCCCTGGGGGGTCGCCATGGCCGCGCTGCTGTTCGGCGCGCTGCAGGCCGGCGGCAACCGGATGCAGTCGTACTCCGGGATCTCACTGGAACTGGTCACCGTGCTACAGGCGTTGATCGTCATCTTCATCGCCGCGCCGGCACTGGTGAAGGCGATCTTCCAGCTCCGCGCCGCACGGGCCGCCCGCCTGCAGACCAGCCTCGCGAAGGGCTGGTAG
- a CDS encoding cytidine deaminase has translation MDIDWERLRAAATEAMRHAYVPYSRFPVGAAALVDDGRVVVGCNVENAAYGVVLCAECGVVSALHSSGGGRLIALSCVDATGEPLMPCGRCRQILWEHGGPECLIEAKGGPLRMAELLPHAFDVADLEAVVGEVPVPVVPERLAAWRGRGTVFVHPDLNAGQQVWTAYWERSAGDDVGAETGVLEEGPTWDDPAAAITWGHARTPRVVVVDATGTMYWAGEGEPPTEVPVRWPGQQSGEGER, from the coding sequence ATGGACATCGACTGGGAGCGGCTGCGCGCCGCCGCCACCGAGGCCATGCGGCACGCCTACGTCCCCTACTCGAGGTTCCCGGTTGGCGCCGCCGCCCTGGTCGACGACGGCCGGGTGGTGGTCGGCTGCAACGTCGAGAACGCCGCGTACGGGGTGGTGCTCTGCGCCGAGTGTGGCGTGGTCTCCGCGCTGCACTCCTCCGGTGGCGGGCGGCTGATCGCCCTCTCCTGCGTGGACGCCACCGGCGAGCCGCTGATGCCGTGCGGCCGGTGCCGGCAGATCCTCTGGGAGCACGGCGGCCCGGAGTGCCTGATCGAGGCGAAGGGCGGCCCGCTGCGGATGGCCGAGCTGCTGCCGCACGCGTTCGACGTGGCCGACCTGGAGGCGGTGGTCGGCGAGGTCCCGGTGCCGGTGGTGCCGGAGCGGCTGGCCGCCTGGCGGGGCCGGGGCACCGTCTTCGTGCATCCGGACCTGAACGCCGGGCAGCAGGTCTGGACGGCGTACTGGGAGCGGTCGGCCGGCGACGACGTCGGCGCCGAGACCGGTGTGCTGGAGGAGGGTCCCACCTGGGACGACCCGGCTGCGGCGATCACCTGGGGGCACGCCCGGACGCCCCGGGTGGTGGTGGTCGACGCGACCGGCACCATGTACTGGGCCGGCGAGGGCGAACCGCCGACGGAGGTCCCGGTCCGCTGGCCCGGCCAGCAGTCCGGCGAGGGGGAGCGATGA